From the Paraflavitalea soli genome, the window TTGAATAACATACTGTCCATCGCGATTCGTGAACGGGTTTCCAGGAAATACGCCTTTACCTGCGCCAGCGCTTCTGCTATTTTACCCACCTTCATCCAATTGTCCAGCGTGGAATGAAGCTGCGTAATAGGATGTTCAAATACATGTACGCCCACTTTGCCAGACGGTAGTCCGAGCAGATCAAACACCGTCCAGGGAAAGCACCGGATACCAATGATCTCCAAACGGTTTTTGGCATAAAAAACAACAGGCTGATTGAGCAGCCCCATCATAAAGGGTGATGGCAATGCCTGCAGCTTTCCATTGTGCGGAATGTTGTCAGCCTGAGCCTGGTCGAAGGCGATGTAGCAGCCACTGCCGAAATGGAAAATAATTTCAGCGTACCCATCAGGCACTACTTCAAAACTGGTGACTGTTTCTCCGAAGTCCCTGTTGTTGTACCAAAAGCACTTGATCGTGTCCCGTAGTGCTTCAGGAGGTTCAAATTCCTGGTGCTGCATATCGAAAGGTACATATTTGCAGATTGCCCCCTCCTTACTGTTCGTTTAGGGCAATAAAAAAAGCCGGACCTTTTGATCCGGCTTCGTGGAGGATATCGGGGTCGAACCGATGACCTCTAACATGCCATGCTAGCGCTCTAGCCAACTGAGCTAATCCCCCTTCTTTTACCGAAATAAACCAGGTGGTTTTGATTTTCGGACGGCAAAGATAACAGCCCAGCCATTTGCCTCCAAATAAAAATAGCGGAGTTTCAACCCGAAAACCCGCTTTTTACCTTAAATTACATACAACCACAAAAAGTGCTATGATTTATAGTAAGCAGTTGGTTATCAAATCCTCACATGTTTTGGGCAGCTCAACTCCTTCCTTTGCCCAAAACAGCCGCCGCCAGGCCAGGTAATGACCCTTATCGAGACCTTTCCGAGACCTTATCGGGACCTTATCGAGACTTTGTCGAGACCCTCCTCCCAGTCAGCCCCGTACATCCTCCGTGTACCATCCGTGTCAAGTCCCTGTCCAGGCCCTCTTTTGCTTATTCAACAGGTTGTGCAGGGCTACAGACCGGGAATTTGGCATTCATCGAAAATC encodes:
- a CDS encoding helix-turn-helix domain-containing protein: MQHQEFEPPEALRDTIKCFWYNNRDFGETVTSFEVVPDGYAEIIFHFGSGCYIAFDQAQADNIPHNGKLQALPSPFMMGLLNQPVVFYAKNRLEIIGIRCFPWTVFDLLGLPSGKVGVHVFEHPITQLHSTLDNWMKVGKIAEALAQVKAYFLETRSRIAMDSMLFKAGVAMQKANGTLPVSGVAAAAHATVRTLERNFKRSSGHTVKDVSALMRFEQVRNRLWHYPDTNLAGLALELGYTDQSHLSREFKRYSGTTPGAFARKARKGKQAVSKDFVAFVQA